A region from the Calonectris borealis unplaced genomic scaffold, bCalBor7.hap1.2 HAP1_SCAFFOLD_101, whole genome shotgun sequence genome encodes:
- the LOC142076737 gene encoding SUN domain-containing protein 3-like codes for MLREEVLGSREESRLFPPPGQGAGVVEMPARLGRRRNTHQKGRSILRLLFLLLPVLSAVVYCSGSTIWGKGALREASQLPEAEPQSLGNSQAWLEQKKRELKETVAQVSAARGNILQAVREVLEAHGVQEEKREEVLRLTEAAVQKVLENYLQMPDWALEAIGAAIDEERTSKSYGGQGKMTWWPSPFGFSSANPPETILQPRIAPGNCWAFQGSRGHVVIRLPEQIWPRAFTIWHISEAVSPSGEVSSAPKDFAVSGVDEATAETLLGTFTYEVHKEIAQTFHVQKELPRTFRYIKFQVQSNWGNPEYTCMYRVQVHGKAASHNDHPQAQELL; via the exons ATGCTTAGAGAAGAGGTGCTTGGGTCTCGAGAGGAGAGCAGGCTTTTCCCTCCGCctggccagggtgctggggttgTGGAGATGCCAGCCAGGTTGGGCAG ACGACGCAACACCCACCAGAAGGGCAGGAGCATCCTGAGgctccttttcctgctgcttcccgtCCTGTCGG CTGTTGTCTACTGCTCGGGCTCAACGATCTGGGGAAAGGGAGCATTACGG GAGGCATCACAGCTTCCTGAAGCAGAGCCGCAGTCTCTGGG GAACTCACAGGCTTGGCTGGAGCAGAAGAAGCGGGAGCTCAAGGAGACGGTGGCTCAGGTGTCTGCTGCGAGGGGAAACATACTTCAGGCAGTGAGAGAGGTCCTCGAAGCCCACGGTGtccaagaggagaagagagag GAAGTTCTGCGGTTGACAGAGGCAGCAGTTCAGAAGGTGCTTGAAAACTACCTTCAGATGCCTGACTGGGCTCTGGAAGCCATAG GTGCCGCCATTGATGAGGAGAGGACATCCAAGAGTTACGGTGGGCAAGGCAAGATGACCTGGTGGCCTTCTCCATTCGGCTTCTCTTCTGCAAATCCTCCAGAGACAATCTTGCAG CCGCGTATTGCCCCTGGCAACTGCTGGGCTTTCCAAGGATCTCGGGGTCACGTGGTCATCCGGCTGCCTGAGCAAATCTGGCCAAGGGCTTTCACCATTTGGCATATCTCCGAGGCAGTCTCTCCTTCTGGGGAAGTCAGCAGCGCCCCCAAAGACTTTGCTGTCTCC GGAGTGGATGAGGCAACGGCAGAAACTCTCCTGGGGACATTCACCTACGAGGTGCACAAGGAGATTGCTCAGACTTTCCATGTGCAG AAGGAGCTTCCCAGGACATTTCGCTACATCAAATTCCAGGtgcagagcaactggggaaacccagagTACACCTGTATGTACCGAGTACAGGTTCACGGGAAGGCGGCAAGCCACAACGACCACCCgcaagcccaagagctcctttag